Genomic window (Kangiella profundi):
AGTGCGAGATTATAGCGAATTTGGCGAAAAACAGTAGCTTTTTCCGCCAAACTCTTCTAATGGAAATGTGATTTTAACGAACTTGTGTGACAGGAACCTGTTCAGCACCTTTGGTGATTTCTTCGGTCTTTTCGCGCTTTTCGGCCAACTTGCGACGAATCTGCGCCTCCAGCTCGTCAACCAGTGCTTCATTTTCCACTTTATGACTTTTTTCGCCATTCTCATAAAGCATACTTTTCTTGAAGCCTCCGGTTAATCCGATAGTAACTTCCTTAGCTTCGCCTGGCCCATTAACTACACATCCAATGACTGCAACATCAATGTGCTCATTAACGTCTTCCAATCGTTGCTCCAGCTCATTGACTGTCTTGATCACATCAAACTGCTGGCGAGAACAAGATGGGCAGGCGATAAGGTTAATTCCTCGTTGACGCAGGCCAAGACTCTTTAAAATGTCATAGCCAACTTTGACTTCTTCAACTGGGTCAGCGGCTAAAGAAACCCGTATGGTGTCACCGATACCTTCTGCCAGTAGCATACCCAGTCCAACAGCGGACTTTACTGCACCTGAGCGGAAACTACCGGCTTCAGTAATGCCTAAATGTAATGGATTATCGATTTCTTTTGCCAGAATTCTGTAAGCGGATACAGTCATAAAGACATCAGAAGCTTTGAGGCTTATTTTATAGTCCTTGAAATTATGACGTTCCAGAATATCAATATGACGGTACGCTGACTCAACTAATGCTTCCGGGGTCGGCTCACCGTATTTCTCCTGCAAATCTTTCTCAAGAGAGCCAGCGTTAACACCGATACGAATAGGGATATTACGAGCTTTTGCCGCATCCACTACCGCTTTTACTCTTTCTTCGGAGCCAATATTACCTGGATTAATTCTTAAGCAATCAACACCATACTCCGCTACTTTGAGGGCGATGCGATAGTCAAAATGAATATCCGCCACCAATGGAACTGGAGATTGTTGTTTGATCAGCTTGAAAGCCTCGGCAGCCTTCATGGTGGGCACCGAAACCCGCACGATATCTGCACCCGTATCTGCCAAAGCACGAATTTGCGCTACCGTGGCATCTACATCACAGGTATCGGTATTGGTCATACTTTGTACAGCAATGGGGGCATCGCCACCAACTGGCACATTACCAACCATTATTTGACGCGATTTGCGTCGCTTAATCCATGATCGACCATTCATAATATTTCACATACAGGTTGTTGAATCTACTGGCAAAACACCGAAAGATTAGTTCCCCAGCGTCAATCGAGCAGCACGAGTATCCGGATAGCTCGATAAATCAACTGGTTCATTTTGATAGGACAATTGTACAGCAGAAGGCTTACCAAGTGTTAGTTCATAAGGTGTTGGACCAGACAAAGTCATCGATGTACCACCTTTTTTAATGCCAAGAGCAAGTACTTTACCATTAGCATCAGTAATTCTTACCCAGCAGTCATCTGTAAATACCAGCACCAACTTTCCATTGGAAGCCACCATTTCAGGCTGAGCACTATCTTTGGCAAGAGCTTCATTGGAAGCATCTTCCTTAAGATTTAAACTTTCAGATGACAATTCATTATCGGATAAGCTTACCTTCTGATCTTCTTGAACATTAATTAGCTCAGAGGTCTGCTCACCAATAGGTTGCGTGCTATCGTCTGCTGAGTCAGAAGTATTCTCGGAAATAGGTAATAAAAGTTCGCTATCGCCAGCCTCCGATATTGATTCAACCTGACCTTCTGAGCTATTTAAAGAGGAGGTGAGCTGCTGCCACACCTTTTTCTCAACTAATAAATAGTAAGCACCGAAAAGTAATATAAGAACAATTAGTGCGGTAAAGCTTTTAACCAGCCAGTTGCTTGAGTTGATTGGTTTCTCAAGCTCTATAGTCGCAAGCGACTGCTCAGCTTTTGTGAACAAATTGTTGCGCTTACAGAAGTTATCAAAGTTTTCGACAATATCATCGTCGTCCATCTTCAATAACTCTGCATAGTTACGTAAGTAACCGCGATAGAAGGTTGCAGGAAGATCAGAAGAATAATCATCGCTTTCTATAGCAATGACGGTCTGTCGGGTCAGTTTTAACTGCTGCATAACTTCTTCAATAGAAATTCCTGCAGCTTCTCTAGCCTGCTTTAACAGGCTACCAGGACTAAATTGAATTTCGTTGTCTGGAGTTTGATCAGTTTCTGACATTAATTATCTTA
Coding sequences:
- the ispG gene encoding flavodoxin-dependent (E)-4-hydroxy-3-methylbut-2-enyl-diphosphate synthase; translation: MNGRSWIKRRKSRQIMVGNVPVGGDAPIAVQSMTNTDTCDVDATVAQIRALADTGADIVRVSVPTMKAAEAFKLIKQQSPVPLVADIHFDYRIALKVAEYGVDCLRINPGNIGSEERVKAVVDAAKARNIPIRIGVNAGSLEKDLQEKYGEPTPEALVESAYRHIDILERHNFKDYKISLKASDVFMTVSAYRILAKEIDNPLHLGITEAGSFRSGAVKSAVGLGMLLAEGIGDTIRVSLAADPVEEVKVGYDILKSLGLRQRGINLIACPSCSRQQFDVIKTVNELEQRLEDVNEHIDVAVIGCVVNGPGEAKEVTIGLTGGFKKSMLYENGEKSHKVENEALVDELEAQIRRKLAEKREKTEEITKGAEQVPVTQVR
- a CDS encoding RodZ domain-containing protein, producing MSETDQTPDNEIQFSPGSLLKQAREAAGISIEEVMQQLKLTRQTVIAIESDDYSSDLPATFYRGYLRNYAELLKMDDDDIVENFDNFCKRNNLFTKAEQSLATIELEKPINSSNWLVKSFTALIVLILLFGAYYLLVEKKVWQQLTSSLNSSEGQVESISEAGDSELLLPISENTSDSADDSTQPIGEQTSELINVQEDQKVSLSDNELSSESLNLKEDASNEALAKDSAQPEMVASNGKLVLVFTDDCWVRITDANGKVLALGIKKGGTSMTLSGPTPYELTLGKPSAVQLSYQNEPVDLSSYPDTRAARLTLGN